A window of Psychroflexus sp. ALD_RP9 contains these coding sequences:
- a CDS encoding CocE/NonD family hydrolase, translating into MKQFQLVFKFLIISFFAFNSAIAQSDYKVNEHYNKQEVYISMRDGVKLHTTIYSPKDKSQEYPIIMQRTPYSSRPYGKDKFRRSIGPNTQLMKEGNIIVYQDVRGRWMSEGVYDNMRPYIPNKKGNEIDEASDTYDTIEWLVNNVDNNNGNVGTWGISYPGFYATYSLLSEHPALKAASPQAPIGDFYFDDFHHNGAYLLSYWRATALFGYMKGQPTNKSWYKFPKMGTEDQYQFFMDYMPLSKLDQFYGEDNIFWQQLKQHPNYDEFWQKRGIIQHLANVDIKPAVMTVGGLFDAEDLYGPFNTYKTIEKNNNNYNSVVFGPWSHGDWARNYKRQVVGNIYFGDNLSEEFQTNYATKFFNHFLKNKGDVKSLAEAHVFDTGAKQWDNYATWPPKNTTPTDFYLVDNQKLSSQAANTKETFISDPNKPVPYTEDIKVVFTPRKFMTDDQRFSARRPDVLVYETDVLTEDMKLSGEVLADLNVATTGTASDWIVKIIDVYPSDTKNTDDIQDHLKLSNYHMMVRSEVFRGRFRDGFNNPKPFKPNKKTNVKITLQDINHTFKKGHKLQIQVQSTFFPYIDVNPQTYVDNIFEATKEDFKAQTHTVFGDSKLVLPVVNK; encoded by the coding sequence ATGAAACAGTTTCAATTAGTGTTTAAATTTTTAATCATTTCATTTTTTGCTTTCAATTCCGCAATAGCTCAAAGTGATTATAAAGTCAATGAACATTACAACAAACAAGAAGTTTATATTAGCATGCGCGATGGTGTTAAATTACATACTACAATTTACTCACCAAAAGATAAGTCGCAAGAATATCCTATTATAATGCAACGAACACCTTATAGTTCAAGACCTTATGGCAAGGATAAATTTAGACGATCTATAGGGCCAAACACTCAGTTAATGAAAGAAGGTAATATTATTGTTTATCAAGATGTTCGTGGTAGATGGATGAGCGAAGGTGTTTATGATAATATGAGGCCTTATATACCAAACAAAAAAGGTAACGAGATTGATGAAGCTAGTGATACCTATGATACGATTGAATGGTTAGTCAATAATGTTGATAACAATAATGGAAACGTAGGCACATGGGGAATTTCATATCCAGGTTTTTATGCCACATATTCTTTGCTATCTGAACATCCAGCTTTAAAGGCAGCTTCACCGCAAGCACCAATAGGTGATTTTTATTTTGATGACTTTCATCACAATGGCGCCTACTTATTATCTTATTGGCGAGCAACAGCTTTATTTGGTTATATGAAAGGTCAACCAACTAATAAGTCATGGTATAAATTTCCTAAAATGGGAACTGAAGATCAATACCAATTTTTTATGGATTATATGCCTTTGTCTAAGTTAGATCAATTTTATGGAGAAGACAATATATTTTGGCAACAGTTAAAACAGCATCCTAACTATGATGAGTTTTGGCAAAAGCGAGGTATTATTCAACATTTAGCTAATGTGGATATTAAGCCAGCAGTAATGACGGTTGGTGGATTGTTCGATGCTGAAGACTTATATGGACCTTTTAATACCTATAAAACTATAGAAAAAAATAACAACAATTATAACAGTGTTGTTTTTGGGCCATGGAGTCATGGTGATTGGGCTAGAAACTATAAACGACAAGTAGTAGGTAATATTTACTTTGGAGATAATTTATCTGAAGAGTTTCAAACCAATTATGCAACTAAGTTTTTTAATCATTTCTTAAAAAATAAAGGCGATGTAAAATCATTAGCAGAAGCACATGTTTTTGATACAGGTGCAAAACAATGGGATAATTACGCAACTTGGCCACCAAAAAATACCACACCAACTGATTTTTATTTAGTTGACAACCAAAAGTTAAGTTCACAAGCAGCTAATACTAAAGAAACTTTTATCAGCGACCCTAATAAACCTGTACCTTACACTGAGGATATAAAAGTTGTATTTACTCCTAGAAAATTCATGACAGATGATCAACGCTTTTCAGCACGTCGTCCTGATGTATTGGTTTATGAAACTGATGTTTTAACGGAAGACATGAAATTATCTGGAGAAGTTTTAGCCGATTTAAATGTGGCCACCACTGGAACAGCTTCAGACTGGATAGTAAAAATTATTGATGTGTATCCATCAGACACCAAAAACACTGATGATATTCAAGATCATTTAAAGTTATCTAATTATCACATGATGGTTAGAAGTGAAGTTTTTAGAGGTCGTTTTCGTGATGGTTTTAATAACCCAAAACCATTTAAACCTAATAAAAAAACAAACGTAAAAATTACACTTCAAGATATTAATCACACTTTTAAAAAAGGACATAAGTTGCAAATACAAGTGCAAAGTACTTTCTTTCCTTACATAGATGTTAACCCACAAACTTATGTTGATAATATTTTTGAAGCTACAAAAGAAGATTTTAAAGCCCAAACTCACACAGTTTTTGGTGATTCAAAACTGGTTTTACCTGTGGTTAACAAATAA
- a CDS encoding multidrug effflux MFS transporter: MQHTDPSRNTRQQNIILLVLGTMIAIGPLSIDMYLPSFENIASDFQTSKAQVGVSLTSYFIGIAFGQLAYGPIMDKFGRKVPLLVGLIIYILSSLSCFYSPDIMWLIISRFFLAIGASAGMVAAKAVVRDIFPPEEVARAISFLMLIMGSAPIIAPTLGGFVIAHFSWQMIFMFLAIFASLMFLSVLFFLPESITPDKAVKLKIKQVASKYKGIMQDKIFLSFSLAGSLTIGAMFAYISNAPILFMDRFHFTETQFGWMFGLNASGLIIGSQLNRLVLKRISTFNLTLKISYLLLVLGVILFLNALFFSSFYITVISLFLILFLLGFQNPNTTALSLYPFTKRAGRASALVGCLKMCLGAVTSFIISLYTGISLVPMALTILVCLVLSNMLLIRFKRKEKAALALVNP, from the coding sequence ATGCAACACACCGATCCAAGTCGAAATACACGTCAGCAGAATATTATATTATTAGTTTTAGGTACCATGATTGCCATAGGACCATTATCTATTGATATGTATCTGCCAAGTTTTGAAAATATCGCATCAGATTTTCAAACTTCTAAAGCTCAAGTAGGTGTTTCTTTAACAAGTTATTTTATTGGTATTGCATTTGGTCAATTAGCTTATGGACCTATTATGGATAAATTTGGTCGTAAAGTTCCGCTTTTAGTAGGCTTAATTATTTATATATTGTCTTCATTGAGTTGCTTTTATTCACCTGATATAATGTGGTTAATTATTTCTAGGTTTTTTTTAGCCATTGGAGCTTCAGCTGGAATGGTTGCAGCAAAAGCAGTTGTGAGAGATATTTTTCCACCAGAAGAAGTTGCTCGAGCCATTTCTTTTTTGATGCTCATCATGGGTTCAGCACCTATTATTGCTCCAACATTAGGAGGTTTTGTCATTGCACATTTTAGTTGGCAGATGATATTTATGTTTTTGGCAATTTTTGCGAGTTTAATGTTTTTAAGTGTATTATTTTTTCTCCCAGAAAGTATTACACCCGACAAAGCAGTAAAATTAAAAATTAAACAAGTGGCTTCTAAATATAAAGGTATTATGCAGGATAAAATATTCCTAAGCTTTTCACTAGCAGGAAGCTTGACTATAGGTGCAATGTTTGCTTATATTTCTAATGCACCCATATTATTCATGGATCGATTTCATTTTACCGAAACACAATTTGGTTGGATGTTTGGTTTAAATGCTTCAGGATTAATTATTGGTAGTCAACTTAACCGCTTAGTTCTAAAACGAATCAGTACTTTTAACCTAACTCTTAAAATTTCATACTTACTACTCGTTTTAGGTGTAATACTATTTTTAAACGCTTTGTTTTTTAGTAGTTTTTACATTACCGTAATAAGTTTATTTTTAATTTTATTTTTACTTGGGTTTCAAAATCCTAACACAACAGCCTTATCCTTATATCCATTCACCAAACGTGCAGGTCGAGCATCTGCTTTGGTGGGTTGTCTTAAAATGTGTTTAGGTGCAGTAACATCATTCATAATTAGTTTGTATACAGGAATTAGTTTGGTGCCGATGGCACTAACAATTTTAGTATGTTTAGTTTTAAGTAATATGTTGCTCATTCGTTTTAAGCGTAAAGAAAAAGCAGCTTTAGCATTAGTAAATCCTTAA
- a CDS encoding ABC transporter substrate-binding protein, with translation MKHLRLALDWTPNVNHIGFYVAKAKLFYQAKNIKLDLVTPDQDNYSETPAKKVELGKVDFALCPTESLISYQSKSKPFPLVGLASIFQSDLSAICVLKSSKITRPQQLDGKHYASYQARYEDGIVKELIKNDGGHGSLKLSYPEKLGIWETLIQNKCDATWIFYNWEALQAEAKGIELELFKLKDFGIPYSYSPVIAGNKILVESQRETYKNFIEALREGFLYAQQHPEECAKILAKYIPEEDKSIDLVKAINISAQAFGNSTDWGRINTKEVDQFLNWLKTKDLEHSGLAAEDIFIPLT, from the coding sequence ATGAAACATCTTAGATTAGCTTTAGATTGGACGCCAAACGTTAATCATATTGGTTTTTATGTCGCAAAGGCTAAATTATTTTACCAAGCAAAAAATATTAAACTTGACCTAGTAACACCAGATCAGGATAATTACTCTGAAACTCCAGCTAAAAAAGTAGAATTAGGAAAGGTAGATTTTGCCTTATGCCCAACTGAAAGTTTAATTAGTTATCAGTCAAAATCAAAGCCATTTCCGCTCGTTGGCTTAGCGTCTATATTTCAAAGTGATTTAAGCGCAATTTGCGTCTTGAAATCGTCAAAAATTACAAGACCACAACAACTCGACGGGAAACATTATGCATCCTACCAAGCGCGTTATGAAGACGGTATAGTTAAGGAATTAATTAAAAATGATGGTGGTCATGGCAGTCTAAAACTCAGTTATCCTGAAAAACTAGGCATCTGGGAAACACTTATTCAAAATAAATGCGATGCCACATGGATTTTTTATAATTGGGAAGCTTTGCAAGCCGAAGCTAAAGGGATTGAGCTAGAGCTTTTTAAATTAAAAGATTTTGGAATACCATATTCATATTCTCCCGTCATCGCCGGAAACAAAATATTGGTTGAATCTCAACGTGAAACTTATAAAAATTTTATTGAGGCTTTACGTGAAGGTTTTTTATACGCTCAACAGCATCCCGAAGAGTGTGCAAAAATATTAGCAAAATACATTCCTGAGGAAGATAAGAGTATCGATCTTGTAAAAGCAATCAATATTAGTGCTCAAGCTTTTGGGAATTCAACTGATTGGGGACGCATTAATACTAAAGAAGTTGATCAATTTTTAAATTGGTTAAAAACTAAAGACTTAGAACATTCAGGTTTAGCTGCTGAAGATATTTTCATACCACTTACATAA
- a CDS encoding ATP-dependent Clp protease adaptor ClpS: protein MIINQTKEKVKEQSVTKTDSKPEHEIVVFNDDINTFDHVIETLIDTCDHSPTQAEQCTILIHYKGKCSVKSGSYNDLKPRCLKILEAGISAEIV from the coding sequence ATGATTATCAATCAAACTAAAGAGAAGGTTAAAGAGCAGTCGGTTACTAAAACCGATTCTAAACCTGAACATGAAATTGTGGTTTTTAATGACGACATAAATACCTTTGATCATGTAATTGAAACACTGATTGATACTTGCGATCACTCTCCTACTCAAGCAGAACAGTGTACAATTTTAATACATTATAAAGGAAAATGCTCTGTAAAATCTGGTTCTTATAATGATTTGAAACCAAGATGCCTAAAAATTCTTGAAGCTGGTATTTCAGCTGAAATAGTTTAG
- the prmA gene encoding 50S ribosomal protein L11 methyltransferase: MNYTKYHFTISPLEPLREILVAELGLLEFESFEDTENGLKAYIQTEVKPANLIEKVQILKSPEVSISVEVTDLETQNWNAIWESSCEPIYIGEKCAVRAEFHPEKSVDYDIVITPKMAFGTGHHATTYMILKLILEDEFKQLNGLDMGCGTGVLGILALMKDANQVDFIDIDDWCIDNTEENLKRNNLTGSCIQGNAQAIKFNYDFIFANINRNILLEDMPTYVKHLNQNGSIYFSGFYQEDLHKIINCAENLGLTYVKHLLKDDWCAAKFELRS, from the coding sequence ATGAATTATACAAAATATCATTTTACAATTTCGCCACTTGAACCATTACGTGAAATTTTAGTGGCGGAACTTGGTTTATTAGAATTTGAAAGTTTTGAGGATACTGAAAATGGGTTAAAAGCTTATATCCAAACTGAAGTCAAACCTGCTAATTTAATTGAAAAAGTTCAAATACTTAAAAGCCCTGAAGTTAGTATTTCAGTTGAAGTCACCGATCTTGAAACTCAAAACTGGAACGCCATTTGGGAATCTAGTTGTGAGCCTATTTATATTGGAGAAAAATGTGCTGTAAGAGCAGAATTTCACCCCGAAAAATCTGTTGATTATGACATTGTAATTACGCCTAAAATGGCCTTTGGTACAGGCCATCACGCCACCACTTATATGATTTTAAAACTTATTCTTGAAGATGAATTTAAGCAACTAAATGGTCTTGATATGGGTTGCGGCACAGGTGTTTTAGGTATTTTAGCTTTAATGAAAGATGCCAACCAAGTTGACTTTATCGATATAGATGATTGGTGCATAGATAACACCGAAGAAAACCTTAAAAGAAATAATCTAACTGGTAGTTGTATTCAAGGCAACGCCCAAGCAATTAAGTTTAACTACGATTTTATTTTTGCTAATATTAATCGGAATATTTTACTAGAAGATATGCCAACTTATGTGAAGCACTTAAACCAAAATGGAAGTATTTATTTTAGTGGTTTTTATCAAGAAGATTTACATAAAATTATAAATTGTGCAGAAAATCTTGGTTTGACTTACGTTAAACACCTTTTAAAAGATGACTGGTGTGCTGCCAAATTTGAATTAAGATCTTAA
- the tpiA gene encoding triose-phosphate isomerase, with protein MRTQIVAGNWKMNCDLDDTKSLIESLKKTSKNNSTKVIIAPSFTNLSLANCLLEDSKIALSAQNMNANDSGAYTGEISASMLKSVGVTYVILGHSERRAIFHEDAQVLKDKTDQALKHNLLPIFCVGEELNVRQNNGHFSLVEEQIADSLFHLSKEGFSKLTIAYEPVWAIGTGETASPNQAQEMHAHIRKVIAKQYDETTANSISILYGGSVKPTNAKEIFANPDVDGGLIGGASLKADDFTAIINSF; from the coding sequence ATGAGAACCCAAATTGTAGCCGGAAATTGGAAAATGAATTGCGATTTAGATGATACTAAATCACTTATTGAAAGCCTTAAAAAAACATCTAAAAACAACTCCACAAAAGTAATCATAGCGCCTAGCTTTACAAATCTAAGCTTAGCCAACTGTTTACTTGAAGATAGTAAGATTGCCTTAAGTGCTCAAAACATGAATGCAAACGATTCAGGAGCATATACAGGTGAAATCTCTGCAAGCATGCTTAAATCTGTTGGTGTAACTTATGTTATTTTAGGTCATAGTGAAAGGCGTGCTATTTTTCATGAAGATGCGCAAGTATTAAAAGACAAAACAGACCAAGCTTTAAAGCATAACTTATTGCCTATTTTTTGCGTTGGTGAAGAATTAAATGTAAGGCAAAATAACGGGCATTTCAGTCTAGTTGAAGAGCAAATTGCAGATAGTTTATTTCATCTTTCAAAAGAAGGCTTCAGTAAACTTACCATCGCTTACGAGCCTGTGTGGGCAATTGGTACTGGAGAGACAGCATCTCCAAATCAAGCTCAAGAAATGCATGCACACATCAGAAAAGTCATCGCTAAACAATATGATGAAACAACAGCAAATTCAATTTCAATTTTATATGGCGGTAGCGTTAAACCGACTAATGCTAAAGAAATTTTTGCTAATCCTGATGTTGATGGAGGATTAATTGGTGGCGCATCACTTAAAGCAGATGATTTTACAGCGATCATAAACAGTTTTTAA
- a CDS encoding ABC transporter permease — protein MQKLLSKIGYAFITLFGVVSVVFVLFNVLPGDPTKMMLGENQTQTQVNILKEKYGFDQPIYKQYLYYLNDLSPISVHSNNKTNFTSIKDKPLSYTSILTTKDFQLVIKFPYLRQSFQKQNKAVSEIMAETLPNTAVLAISAISIALFMGLILGVISAIYQDSWLDKLIQVVSTLGMSIPSFFSAILFAWFFGFLLNEYTNLNMTGNLYELDDFGEQKNLVLKNLLLPAVVLGIRPLAVVIQLMRNSILEELSKDYVVTAKAKGLKLKQIIIKHVFKNALNPVITAISGWFASMLAGAVFVEYIFGWNGLGKEIVNALNTLDLPVIMGSVLIIATIFIVINILVDLIYSILDPKVN, from the coding sequence ATGCAAAAATTACTGTCTAAAATAGGCTATGCATTTATCACATTATTTGGTGTTGTAAGTGTGGTTTTCGTATTATTTAATGTTTTACCAGGAGATCCTACCAAAATGATGCTTGGTGAAAATCAAACCCAAACTCAAGTAAATATTTTAAAAGAAAAATATGGTTTTGATCAACCTATATATAAACAATACCTTTATTACTTAAACGACCTCTCACCTATTTCTGTACATTCAAATAATAAAACAAATTTTACATCAATTAAAGACAAGCCATTATCATATACTTCAATTCTTACAACTAAAGACTTTCAATTAGTCATCAAATTTCCGTATTTGCGACAATCGTTTCAAAAGCAAAACAAAGCTGTTTCAGAAATTATGGCAGAAACCTTACCAAATACAGCTGTGCTTGCCATTTCAGCAATAAGCATTGCCTTGTTTATGGGTTTAATTTTAGGCGTTATTTCAGCAATCTATCAAGATTCTTGGCTTGATAAGTTAATTCAAGTCGTCAGTACATTAGGCATGAGTATTCCTTCTTTTTTTAGTGCTATTTTATTTGCCTGGTTTTTTGGTTTTCTCTTAAATGAATATACAAACCTAAATATGACAGGGAATTTATATGAGTTAGATGATTTTGGTGAGCAGAAAAATTTAGTGCTTAAAAATTTACTACTTCCAGCAGTTGTTTTAGGAATAAGACCATTAGCGGTGGTTATTCAACTCATGCGCAATTCAATTTTAGAAGAATTATCTAAAGATTATGTTGTTACTGCCAAAGCAAAAGGCTTAAAGCTTAAACAAATTATCATAAAACATGTCTTTAAAAATGCTCTAAACCCTGTAATTACAGCTATTTCAGGCTGGTTTGCATCAATGCTTGCTGGTGCTGTTTTTGTAGAATATATCTTCGGTTGGAATGGCCTTGGTAAAGAGATTGTAAATGCTTTAAATACCCTAGATTTACCTGTAATTATGGGTTCAGTCTTAATTATAGCAACAATTTTTATTGTAATCAATATTTTAGTTGACTTGATTTATAGTATTTTAGACCCCAAAGTAAATTAA
- a CDS encoding BT_3928 family protein, which produces MTFIVKIARYFVGLLFIFSGLVKLNDPLGFAYKLEEYFSPGVLDISFLVPYALMISIFLVIIEVLLGIALIIGYAKKITIWSLLLMIIFFTFLTFYSAYFNKVTDCGCFGDAIPLTPWQSFIKDVILSVLILFLFLKQEFIKPIFPKPTLKWVIFVSSILCFFIAYHVLMHLPIIDFRAYKIGTDINEARKVPENAPEAITDYHWRFKVNGEEKIITTRGNFPNVEGEFIDVKTEVIREAYTPPIHDFNLIKDGDDQTQYILNQPKVLIISAYNLNKTEIQGWKTIKPLINEAKKANYLVIGLSASGSKSVKNLLQSNSIDIPFYTCDETAIKTIVRSNPGLIELENGVITQKLHWNDADEFKID; this is translated from the coding sequence ATGACATTCATAGTTAAAATTGCTCGCTATTTTGTGGGACTACTCTTTATTTTTAGTGGATTAGTTAAGTTGAATGATCCGCTCGGTTTTGCCTATAAATTAGAAGAGTATTTTAGCCCTGGTGTTTTAGATATTTCTTTTTTAGTGCCTTATGCGCTTATGATTTCTATCTTTCTAGTAATTATAGAAGTTTTACTTGGTATAGCTTTGATTATTGGCTATGCTAAGAAAATAACAATTTGGAGTTTATTATTAATGATAATATTCTTCACATTCTTAACTTTCTACTCAGCCTATTTTAATAAAGTTACTGATTGCGGATGTTTTGGTGACGCTATACCACTTACACCTTGGCAATCTTTCATTAAAGATGTGATATTAAGTGTTTTAATTTTATTTTTATTTTTAAAACAAGAATTCATAAAGCCTATTTTCCCTAAACCAACTTTAAAATGGGTTATTTTTGTAAGCAGTATATTGTGTTTTTTTATAGCTTATCATGTATTAATGCATTTACCAATTATTGATTTTAGAGCTTACAAAATAGGCACTGATATAAATGAAGCTAGAAAAGTTCCTGAAAATGCACCAGAAGCTATCACAGATTATCATTGGAGATTTAAAGTGAATGGTGAAGAAAAAATAATTACGACTAGAGGGAATTTCCCTAACGTTGAAGGTGAATTTATTGATGTTAAAACTGAAGTTATTCGTGAAGCCTATACGCCACCAATTCACGACTTTAATCTAATTAAAGATGGTGATGACCAAACGCAATATATCTTAAACCAACCTAAAGTTTTAATAATTAGCGCTTACAATTTAAATAAAACTGAAATTCAAGGCTGGAAGACAATTAAACCTCTAATAAATGAAGCAAAAAAGGCCAATTACTTAGTCATAGGCTTATCTGCGTCAGGATCAAAATCTGTTAAAAATCTACTACAATCTAATAGCATCGATATTCCATTTTACACTTGTGATGAAACTGCTATAAAAACAATAGTGCGTTCTAATCCAGGTTTAATTGAACTTGAGAATGGAGTTATTACTCAAAAGTTACACTGGAATGATGCTGATGAATTTAAGATAGATTAA
- a CDS encoding DUF1599 domain-containing protein, with the protein MNNFDQNFKNLSTTDQYDKITSVCRDLYENKLKDYGCAWRILRLPSLTDQIFIKAQRIRSLQINGTSKIDEAIDAEFIGIINYAIMALIQYHKGVANQPDLKIKEALELYDSYLAETKALMMNKNHDYGEAWRDMRVSSLTDLILQKLLRVKQIENNSGKTIVSEGIDANYQDMINYAIFALIHLNLNSH; encoded by the coding sequence ATGAACAATTTTGATCAAAATTTCAAAAACCTTTCAACAACTGATCAATACGACAAGATTACTTCGGTTTGTCGCGATTTGTATGAAAATAAACTTAAAGATTACGGTTGTGCATGGCGCATTTTACGCTTACCATCTTTAACTGATCAAATTTTTATAAAAGCCCAACGCATTAGAAGTTTACAGATTAATGGTACATCTAAAATTGATGAAGCCATAGATGCTGAGTTTATTGGTATTATAAATTATGCCATTATGGCGCTTATTCAATATCATAAAGGGGTTGCTAATCAGCCTGACTTAAAAATTAAAGAAGCTTTAGAGTTATACGATAGCTATTTAGCTGAAACAAAAGCCTTAATGATGAATAAAAATCATGATTATGGCGAAGCTTGGCGAGACATGCGTGTGAGTTCATTAACCGATTTAATCTTACAAAAATTATTGCGTGTAAAACAAATTGAAAATAATTCAGGAAAAACAATTGTAAGTGAAGGTATTGATGCTAATTATCAAGATATGATTAATTATGCCATTTTTGCCTTAATTCATTTAAACTTAAATTCTCATTAA
- a CDS encoding transporter — MYRAFVFMSSLLLSISCFAQYTETINSNRPGASQGAFAVGNGVMQLETGFRFDNEKHDLQRTETTIYGLDYQARYGFFMEKLELTLEGSFRSVNTDFVQGANTETVSYSNFQSNTLAGKYLLYDPYFKREQEEKSYISWKANNTFQWRDLIPAISAYAGVNFAFGDNPFLFEGEPNFSPRLGLITQHNYGRWVFVTNFYGDKLGTDFPSYTGIFTLTHSVGNRFAVFGEFQTIIGDLYSDEIVRGGLAYLLTKNLQLDLLSLVNFKNTPQRLGFSLGISYRYDKFRKEERIYDESEKEQLKSDDNFKLGDKK; from the coding sequence ATGTATAGAGCCTTTGTTTTTATGAGTAGTTTACTCTTAAGTATCAGCTGTTTTGCACAATACACTGAGACAATCAACTCAAACAGACCTGGTGCATCTCAAGGCGCTTTTGCTGTTGGAAATGGTGTTATGCAATTAGAGACTGGATTTAGATTTGATAACGAAAAACATGACTTACAACGAACTGAAACTACTATTTATGGCTTAGACTATCAAGCAAGATATGGTTTTTTTATGGAGAAATTAGAATTGACGCTTGAAGGGAGTTTTCGCTCTGTGAATACTGACTTTGTTCAAGGAGCAAATACTGAGACAGTTAGTTACTCCAACTTTCAATCTAATACATTAGCTGGTAAATATTTACTTTATGATCCTTATTTTAAAAGAGAACAAGAAGAAAAAAGTTATATAAGTTGGAAAGCAAATAACACATTTCAATGGCGTGATTTAATTCCGGCTATCTCAGCATATGCTGGTGTAAATTTTGCTTTTGGTGATAATCCTTTTTTATTTGAAGGCGAGCCTAATTTCTCACCAAGATTAGGCTTGATAACGCAACATAATTATGGTCGATGGGTTTTTGTAACCAATTTTTACGGAGACAAATTGGGGACAGATTTTCCTTCTTACACGGGTATTTTCACACTTACACATTCTGTCGGAAATCGATTTGCTGTTTTTGGTGAATTTCAAACTATTATAGGAGATTTATATAGCGATGAAATTGTGCGTGGTGGCTTAGCTTATTTATTAACAAAAAACCTTCAACTTGATCTCTTAAGCTTAGTCAATTTTAAAAATACACCACAAAGACTTGGTTTCAGTCTAGGGATATCTTATCGTTACGATAAATTTCGAAAAGAAGAACGTATTTATGATGAATCAGAAAAAGAGCAATTAAAATCTGATGATAATTTTAAGTTAGGAGATAAAAAATAA
- a CDS encoding DUF4834 family protein — MNSYLDDFMEFLETLLIIILIIFGFRLLFKFFAPFLMRYFIKKLKQKFENTQQQSQQQSTYSRQKDNLNKQSGTRKTNPNSKVGEYIDYEELD; from the coding sequence GTGAATTCATATTTAGATGATTTTATGGAATTTTTAGAAACGCTTTTAATAATAATCTTAATTATTTTCGGGTTTCGATTGCTTTTTAAATTTTTTGCACCTTTTTTAATGCGTTATTTTATAAAGAAGCTAAAACAAAAGTTTGAAAATACCCAACAGCAAAGTCAGCAGCAATCAACTTATTCAAGACAAAAAGATAATTTAAATAAACAAAGCGGCACTAGAAAAACCAATCCAAATTCAAAGGTTGGAGAATACATTGATTACGAAGAACTCGATTAA